Proteins co-encoded in one Metabacillus sp. KUDC1714 genomic window:
- a CDS encoding anti-repressor SinI family protein — translation MNIEIIDRITKESHLDREWVEMILEALEVGISVEEIKEFLVEKGSPVK, via the coding sequence TTGAATATTGAAATCATTGATCGTATTACAAAGGAAAGCCATCTTGACCGCGAATGGGTAGAGATGATTTTAGAGGCACTTGAAGTGGGTATTAGTGTAGAGGAAATAAAAGAATTTTTAGTTGAAAAGGGAAGCCCTGTAAAATGA
- a CDS encoding helix-turn-helix domain-containing protein: MIGPRIKKYRTQKNLSLSELAERAGVAKSYLSSIERNLQSNPSVQFLEKVSSVLGVSVNTLLDEQSETNPQELDNEWTKLVQDAMKSGVSKDQFREFLEFNKWKLQNDNDK; this comes from the coding sequence GTGATTGGTCCACGAATTAAAAAATATAGAACTCAAAAAAATTTATCTTTATCTGAACTAGCTGAAAGAGCAGGAGTTGCAAAATCCTACCTAAGTTCGATTGAACGCAATCTCCAGTCAAATCCTTCTGTACAATTTTTAGAAAAAGTTTCATCCGTTCTAGGCGTTTCCGTTAACACCCTTCTCGATGAACAAAGTGAAACAAACCCACAGGAACTTGACAACGAATGGACAAAGCTCGTTCAAGACGCCATGAAATCAGGTGTCTCCAAAGATCAATTTCGCGAGTTTTTGGAATTTAATAAATGGAAGCTACAGAATGATAATGATAAATGA
- a CDS encoding PqqD family protein — protein MKQYIKKSDYETVHLDDEWIIMNTDNFTVTKLNAIGGFCWTLLEQPQSSGSLSQSIKQKYDLQNESLLTDIEEFLGELIEYGLVHHAV, from the coding sequence ATGAAACAATATATCAAAAAAAGTGATTATGAAACAGTTCATCTTGATGATGAGTGGATTATTATGAATACTGATAATTTCACGGTAACAAAACTGAATGCTATAGGTGGATTTTGTTGGACATTGCTCGAGCAACCGCAATCAAGTGGCTCACTAAGTCAATCAATAAAACAAAAATACGACTTGCAAAATGAATCTCTACTAACAGATATTGAAGAGTTTTTAGGAGAACTCATAGAATATGGATTGGTGCACCATGCAGTTTAA
- a CDS encoding signal peptidase I: MQFNKDTVDLLIRTMQKYGWMDLPSYGTSMYPFIQKGNICRFVEFNEKTVKKGDILLYHSSTGQLIAHRFLREKKVNDQLKYELKGDTNLCSDELISQDQIIGKLVTINKQKKKVYITDLSAILWGYMIVSVPYISKVLKSYLSFKESIKTRYGVSI, translated from the coding sequence ATGCAGTTTAATAAAGATACTGTCGATCTTCTAATAAGAACGATGCAAAAATATGGATGGATGGATCTACCTTCTTATGGAACAAGTATGTATCCATTTATTCAAAAGGGAAACATTTGCCGATTTGTTGAGTTTAATGAAAAAACAGTAAAAAAAGGTGATATCCTACTCTATCATTCTTCAACAGGTCAACTCATCGCTCACCGATTTTTAAGAGAAAAAAAAGTAAATGATCAACTTAAATATGAGCTTAAAGGTGATACAAATCTTTGTTCAGATGAACTAATCAGTCAAGATCAAATCATTGGCAAACTAGTTACAATTAATAAACAAAAAAAGAAAGTGTACATAACTGATTTATCAGCTATTTTATGGGGTTACATGATTGTATCTGTTCCCTATATCTCAAAAGTATTAAAAAGCTACCTTTCATTTAAGGAATCTATTAAGACGCGATATGGAGTTTCAATATGA
- a CDS encoding ABC transporter ATP-binding protein — MIGFKIASVIKEFNLKGIQKTFQLLGPYILKSWKAYSGLILILFIEIFLTIGFAWFFGTITDAAVQGQFDKLKSLIPIILSLITISLFVTYFNTYLQSYVTSKIKRDLKEHVLKQILLLPTDKRSKIRSGDLLTHFTNDINCIDGVIGSNLIYLIQLPLISMAVFFYMLQINWQLSVLSLLIIPIAIVVGGVFGILIRNNSRTIYNKIGDINSNLSETFQGLSVIRSFLLEGFFAKKFASQNHEFFHLEMKNAKLRGTFYVAGGAISSIAYIISLCLGAFFVSNGQITVGSLLTFVTLMQHLINPLTGLAGLWGSFQSSASAVERISKVLDVESEVLEFPTYTQNSTQPKSIKFKNVTFSYDPKTEILKQMNLDIPTGKIVAFVGPSGAGKTTLFNLIQGLYQPQSGQILLNDMLINELSPSTLRSSFSYVAQETFLFSGTIKDNLLLARPDITELEMINATIHANIHEFILTLPDQYDTEIGERGVRLSGGQKQRLSIARAILKDAPILLLDEATSALDSESEFQVKVALDRLMKNRTTLVIAHRLSTIQHADLIFVMDEGRIVQKGNHQELMSQDGLYRKLTQTQFLNNQSRDLHLSVVSK, encoded by the coding sequence ATGATTGGATTCAAAATAGCTTCAGTAATAAAAGAGTTCAACCTTAAAGGTATACAAAAAACTTTTCAATTGCTAGGACCTTATATCCTTAAAAGTTGGAAAGCTTATTCTGGACTTATCCTTATTTTATTTATAGAAATCTTTCTAACGATTGGATTTGCTTGGTTCTTTGGTACGATCACAGATGCCGCAGTCCAAGGTCAATTTGATAAACTAAAATCACTTATTCCGATCATTTTATCATTAATTACGATTAGCTTATTCGTAACCTATTTCAATACCTACTTACAATCCTATGTTACTAGCAAGATTAAAAGAGATTTAAAGGAACATGTGCTTAAACAAATCTTGTTATTACCAACAGACAAACGATCAAAAATACGCTCAGGTGACCTATTAACTCATTTTACTAATGATATCAATTGTATTGATGGCGTCATTGGAAGCAATCTTATTTATCTCATCCAGCTGCCATTAATCTCAATGGCCGTTTTTTTCTATATGCTCCAAATTAATTGGCAATTATCCGTTCTTAGTCTTCTAATTATTCCTATTGCAATAGTAGTTGGTGGTGTATTCGGAATATTAATTAGAAATAACAGTAGAACGATCTACAATAAAATTGGGGATATTAATAGCAACTTAAGTGAGACGTTCCAAGGTCTCTCAGTTATACGTTCGTTTCTTCTTGAGGGATTTTTTGCAAAGAAATTCGCTAGTCAAAATCATGAGTTCTTCCATTTAGAGATGAAGAACGCGAAGCTACGCGGTACCTTTTATGTTGCTGGAGGAGCAATATCGTCTATTGCCTATATCATTAGCCTTTGTCTTGGTGCTTTTTTCGTATCAAACGGACAAATTACAGTTGGCTCTTTACTAACCTTTGTCACCCTTATGCAGCATCTCATTAATCCTTTAACAGGACTAGCAGGATTATGGGGAAGCTTCCAAAGTTCAGCTTCTGCCGTAGAAAGAATATCAAAGGTGTTAGATGTAGAATCTGAGGTATTAGAATTTCCGACCTATACGCAGAATAGTACTCAACCTAAATCAATCAAATTTAAAAATGTTACCTTTTCCTACGATCCAAAAACAGAAATACTTAAACAAATGAACTTAGATATTCCAACTGGTAAAATAGTTGCCTTTGTAGGGCCGAGCGGTGCCGGAAAAACTACTTTATTTAATTTAATACAAGGATTATATCAACCTCAATCTGGTCAGATTTTATTGAATGATATGTTGATTAACGAGCTCTCCCCCTCCACTTTAAGAAGTTCTTTTTCCTACGTTGCCCAAGAAACCTTCTTATTTAGTGGAACGATTAAAGACAATCTTTTATTAGCTCGTCCTGACATAACGGAATTAGAAATGATAAATGCTACGATTCATGCAAACATTCATGAATTCATCTTAACTCTCCCTGATCAATATGATACCGAAATTGGAGAACGCGGAGTTCGATTATCTGGAGGACAAAAACAGCGGTTGAGTATTGCCAGGGCAATATTAAAGGATGCACCAATTCTATTGCTTGATGAGGCGACTTCTGCATTGGACAGCGAATCAGAATTTCAGGTTAAGGTAGCGTTGGATCGACTGATGAAAAATAGGACTACACTTGTAATAGCTCATCGGTTATCAACGATTCAACATGCAGATTTGATTTTTGTAATGGATGAAGGGAGAATTGTTCAAAAAGGAAACCATCAAGAGCTTATGTCACAAGATGGACTTTATAGAAAACTTACTCAAACACAGTTTTTAAATAATCAAAGTAGGGATTTACATTTATCAGTAGTTTCCAAATGA
- a CDS encoding nucleotidyltransferase family protein: protein MLINFLQSLYDHNSSLPSEAGDYERLIDDIEYFSISPQVYFHLKQQDRLELTPPFFQNRLKNTFNQVLIQNLFIKNQTEKILSILDQLGIPAIPLKGVLFAEKYFGHIAARSTSDIDLLIKPHDLDRVTECVKELGYIMEEEGAPGHFHCSLSKELPGSPVPLVVEIHWDILKENTSEFSIKEFWEQSTPFKHYENVKQLSDYHTFYMICLHAWRHNLDSMKHFLDITQMIHVMGNHIDYINLFNVATRHKTLNRMKRTLSIVYRNFPHVKEIKTLPFLYQKGFYWQYEAIRDSSFRNVKVYIDYFDYLFFSFDTVKHRLIAINEWLLPSEYHLTLELRTEKRISFKDYLTLYNKRCFGFLKSVFLHK from the coding sequence ATGTTAATAAACTTTTTACAATCCTTATATGATCACAACTCTTCACTTCCAAGTGAAGCTGGTGATTATGAAAGATTAATTGATGACATCGAATACTTTTCAATATCTCCTCAAGTTTATTTTCACTTAAAACAACAAGATCGACTAGAACTTACTCCCCCTTTCTTTCAAAATCGACTGAAGAATACGTTTAATCAAGTTCTAATACAAAATCTCTTTATTAAGAATCAAACAGAAAAGATTCTGTCTATTTTGGATCAATTAGGTATTCCAGCCATCCCTTTAAAAGGTGTGTTGTTTGCAGAAAAATACTTTGGCCATATAGCTGCAAGATCAACCTCAGATATTGACCTATTAATAAAGCCGCATGATCTAGACCGTGTAACAGAGTGTGTGAAGGAATTGGGATATATAATGGAAGAAGAAGGTGCTCCAGGTCATTTTCATTGTAGTTTGAGTAAGGAATTACCTGGTTCACCAGTTCCGCTTGTTGTTGAGATTCATTGGGATATTTTAAAGGAAAATACGAGTGAGTTTTCTATTAAAGAATTTTGGGAACAGTCAACTCCTTTTAAACACTATGAAAATGTCAAACAACTATCTGATTATCATACGTTTTACATGATTTGTCTTCATGCTTGGAGGCATAATTTAGATTCGATGAAGCATTTCTTAGATATCACTCAGATGATTCATGTAATGGGTAACCATATAGACTATATTAATCTATTTAATGTAGCTACTCGACATAAAACCTTAAATCGTATGAAACGAACGTTATCAATTGTTTATCGAAACTTTCCTCATGTAAAGGAAATTAAAACACTTCCCTTTCTATATCAAAAAGGTTTTTACTGGCAATATGAAGCGATAAGAGATTCTAGCTTTAGGAATGTGAAAGTGTATATAGATTATTTTGATTATTTATTTTTTAGTTTTGATACCGTTAAACATCGATTGATTGCAATTAATGAATGGCTCCTACCTTCAGAATATCACTTAACATTAGAACTAAGGACAGAGAAAAGGATTAGTTTTAAAGACTATCTAACATTATATAATAAAAGATGCTTTGGATTTTTAAAATCCGTCTTCCTTCATAAATAA
- a CDS encoding metallophosphoesterase: MRKAGGKIFVGILLLLIALIFYTSWDNNRVKVVKQDIIIEDLPEKLDGYKILQITDLHEKVFGSNQKDLISKINSIDYDAIVFTGDMLVSDDSSNYKPYYDIIDGIKKKEHALFVSGNSDPSNYVYDNAGNVGKHDFIKGMESRGVMLLESVYSIQIDAAKIHFVDFELSTLNTKMRDGLPNIIGKSLRNIDYRNKLLDEITKLDNVDNSDILIGLNHYPVVDAKIDQLNNHEYHVFRDYDLIMAGHYHGGQIRLPFYGALFVPEPYYERSGLFPPLNRVKGLWEYKQTKQYVSAGLGSSQTVSFLKFRLFNTPEINVLTFKKKG; encoded by the coding sequence ATGAGAAAAGCAGGAGGAAAGATATTCGTAGGCATTTTGTTACTTTTGATTGCTCTAATCTTTTATACTTCTTGGGACAACAACAGAGTAAAAGTAGTAAAGCAAGATATTATTATTGAAGATTTACCAGAGAAGCTAGATGGATATAAAATTCTCCAAATAACAGATTTACATGAAAAGGTGTTTGGATCTAATCAGAAAGATTTAATAAGCAAAATTAATTCAATTGATTATGATGCGATCGTTTTTACTGGAGATATGCTAGTTAGTGATGATAGTAGTAACTATAAACCTTATTACGATATAATAGATGGAATTAAAAAAAAAGAACATGCTTTATTTGTTTCAGGGAATTCAGACCCTAGTAATTATGTGTATGACAATGCAGGGAATGTCGGGAAACATGATTTTATAAAGGGGATGGAATCTAGAGGGGTTATGCTTCTTGAATCTGTTTATTCGATTCAAATTGATGCAGCTAAAATCCATTTTGTTGATTTTGAATTATCAACTTTAAATACAAAAATGAGGGATGGATTACCAAATATAATCGGTAAATCCCTGAGAAACATAGATTATCGTAATAAATTACTGGACGAGATAACAAAATTGGATAATGTTGATAACTCTGATATACTAATCGGTTTGAATCATTATCCGGTTGTCGATGCAAAAATAGATCAATTGAATAATCATGAATATCATGTGTTTCGAGACTATGACCTAATTATGGCTGGACACTACCATGGTGGCCAAATAAGACTACCTTTTTACGGTGCTCTTTTTGTTCCGGAACCGTACTATGAACGTAGCGGTTTATTTCCTCCACTAAATAGAGTAAAGGGACTTTGGGAATATAAGCAAACAAAGCAATATGTAAGTGCGGGATTAGGAAGTAGTCAAACAGTTTCATTTTTGAAGTTTCGATTGTTCAACACCCCTGAAATTAATGTTTTAACATTTAAGAAAAAAGGCTAG
- a CDS encoding ABC transporter ATP-binding protein, translating into MKQILYFTKKLHQHTGKILYLNLVGMILISLFEGIGLFLIIPLLALTGVVNLESSEGSTITFISKMFSNIPNEIGLPMILGIYVVLLTGQSYFQRKQLILNAKIQQSFLRHLREKTYISLMQSNWGFFLNKRKTDISNTMTTELARVGTTTNLFLQFIASLAFTCIQIGIAFWLSVKMTLFVLFFGLILIYLSRKFIKKASSLGGATTKLSQTYHAGIIDHFNGIKDIKSNTLEEPRIKWFRNLCMQMEENVNELVKLKTASQLRYKIASASLITVFIYASIQLFQAQPAQLLLIVLIFARLWPRFSGIQSTLETMGSMLPAFDSLLRLQEESKASKEIKENVTYNSTHKLFIKEEIECNGVFFRYSTDETSSYALEDIHVSIPAKKMTAVVGRSGAGKSTLIDLLMGLNQPERGQIIIDRTPLTDENLLPLRRSISYVSQDPFLFNTSIRENLTMVFPDASDEEIWEALEFSASAEFVRKFSKGLDTLIGDRGIRLSGGERQRLVLARAILRNPSILVLDEATSALDTENEKKIQEALEQLKGKMTIVVIAHRLSTIRNADQVIVLDQGKVVQSGGFNQLAKEKRSMFSNLLRNQLEVN; encoded by the coding sequence ATGAAACAAATTCTCTATTTCACAAAAAAATTACACCAACATACGGGTAAGATTCTTTACTTAAACCTAGTTGGAATGATATTAATTAGTCTCTTTGAAGGAATAGGTCTCTTCTTAATCATCCCATTATTGGCTTTAACAGGTGTGGTGAATCTAGAATCATCTGAAGGTTCTACAATTACATTTATTAGCAAGATGTTTAGTAATATTCCTAATGAAATAGGTCTCCCAATGATTTTAGGAATTTATGTTGTGCTTTTGACTGGACAAAGTTACTTTCAGCGAAAACAGTTAATTTTGAATGCGAAAATACAACAAAGCTTTCTACGCCACTTAAGAGAGAAAACATATATTTCCCTTATGCAATCTAACTGGGGTTTCTTCTTAAACAAGCGAAAGACCGATATTAGTAATACGATGACTACCGAGTTAGCACGAGTTGGAACAACAACTAATTTATTTTTGCAATTTATTGCTTCACTTGCATTTACATGTATTCAAATTGGAATTGCTTTTTGGCTATCGGTAAAAATGACATTATTTGTGTTGTTTTTTGGACTCATATTAATCTATTTATCTAGAAAATTTATAAAAAAAGCATCCTCATTAGGTGGGGCAACTACAAAATTATCTCAAACATATCACGCTGGAATTATCGATCATTTTAATGGTATTAAGGATATAAAAAGTAATACCTTGGAGGAACCGCGTATCAAATGGTTCCGAAACTTATGTATGCAAATGGAAGAAAATGTTAATGAGCTTGTAAAATTGAAAACGGCCTCTCAATTACGATATAAGATTGCCTCTGCCTCTCTTATTACTGTATTTATTTATGCATCCATTCAGTTATTTCAAGCACAACCAGCTCAATTATTGTTAATTGTTTTAATTTTTGCTAGACTATGGCCCAGATTTTCAGGGATTCAATCTACTTTAGAAACGATGGGGTCAATGCTCCCAGCTTTCGATTCACTACTTAGGTTACAGGAAGAAAGTAAAGCATCAAAAGAAATAAAAGAAAACGTAACATACAATTCAACACATAAACTTTTTATTAAGGAAGAGATTGAATGTAATGGAGTATTCTTTCGATATTCAACTGATGAAACATCTTCATATGCATTAGAAGATATACATGTATCTATTCCAGCAAAAAAAATGACTGCTGTAGTTGGTCGATCTGGTGCTGGGAAAAGTACGCTAATTGATTTATTAATGGGATTAAATCAACCAGAGAGAGGGCAAATAATAATAGATAGGACACCTTTAACAGATGAAAATCTACTACCTCTGAGACGATCAATCAGCTATGTGTCACAAGATCCCTTCTTATTTAATACAAGTATTCGTGAAAATCTGACAATGGTTTTTCCAGATGCATCTGATGAAGAAATATGGGAGGCTTTAGAGTTTTCAGCGTCTGCTGAATTTGTAAGGAAGTTTTCTAAAGGTCTCGACACACTAATCGGCGACCGTGGCATAAGACTCTCTGGCGGAGAGCGACAACGATTAGTCCTAGCAAGGGCAATCTTAAGAAACCCATCTATCCTAGTACTAGATGAAGCTACTAGCGCCTTAGATACAGAAAATGAGAAGAAAATCCAAGAAGCTTTAGAGCAATTAAAAGGAAAAATGACGATCGTCGTTATTGCCCATCGTCTCTCAACAATTCGAAATGCTGACCAGGTAATTGTGTTAGATCAAGGAAAGGTCGTCCAAAGTGGTGGATTTAATCAATTAGCAAAAGAGAAAAGGAGTATGTTTAGTAATCTCTTAAGGAATCAACTGGAAGTAAATTGA
- a CDS encoding nucleotidyltransferase domain-containing protein translates to MNNNPGLGLEELPKELKLILELLKENSLITKGMFEGIDWDLFIRLAIHHRVYSTLFFKVKINELVPQQVVNRFAFEYKKNTFKMLYLSGEMEQVSKLFDQNNLKLIHLKGPILAKELYGDVSLRTSSDLDVLVPISDLSKIDDLLIELGYEKDELVSVLNDWKWRHHHIAYFHPKKQIKLEVHWRLNPGPAKEPSFEELWKRKRTSLTTSNPVYYLGPEDLFLFLVSHGARHGWSRLRWLLDIHQILKQSLNWNKINHLMKKYQFMQVADQSLLLCSRLFGTPLNGELKHRIQSKRSWELARLSVFYYERMVNLHSEPLPLDVANYHKRYLYSIKSFQHKLLFNLSFLYPYPMDMKLLKLPKYLHFLYFPLRPILWAFRKSMTD, encoded by the coding sequence ATGAATAATAATCCCGGGCTTGGATTAGAAGAATTACCGAAGGAACTTAAGCTTATTCTTGAGCTTCTAAAAGAAAATAGTTTGATCACAAAAGGAATGTTTGAAGGTATCGATTGGGATTTATTCATTCGTCTTGCAATTCACCATCGAGTATACTCTACTCTATTTTTTAAGGTGAAAATCAATGAGTTAGTTCCCCAACAGGTTGTTAACAGATTTGCTTTTGAATATAAGAAAAACACTTTTAAAATGCTCTATTTAAGTGGTGAAATGGAACAAGTAAGCAAGTTATTTGATCAAAACAACTTAAAACTTATTCATTTAAAAGGTCCAATTCTTGCCAAGGAATTATACGGGGATGTTTCCCTTCGTACATCAAGTGATTTAGATGTGCTTGTTCCTATTTCAGATCTAAGTAAGATCGATGATTTACTAATAGAGCTAGGATATGAAAAAGATGAACTTGTTAGTGTGCTAAATGATTGGAAATGGAGACATCATCATATTGCCTATTTTCATCCTAAAAAGCAAATTAAGCTTGAAGTTCATTGGCGATTAAATCCTGGACCTGCAAAAGAACCAAGCTTTGAAGAGTTATGGAAACGGAAAAGGACTAGCTTGACCACTAGCAATCCAGTTTATTACTTAGGTCCAGAGGATTTGTTTTTGTTTTTAGTCTCACATGGTGCAAGACATGGATGGTCTAGGCTTCGCTGGTTACTTGATATTCATCAAATACTTAAACAATCACTTAACTGGAATAAGATAAATCATTTAATGAAAAAGTATCAATTTATGCAAGTTGCTGATCAATCACTTTTACTATGTTCAAGACTGTTTGGTACACCACTTAATGGTGAACTGAAACACAGGATTCAGAGCAAAAGATCTTGGGAGCTAGCTCGATTGTCGGTGTTTTATTATGAAAGAATGGTAAATTTACATAGTGAACCACTACCACTTGACGTTGCCAACTACCATAAACGCTATTTATATTCTATTAAATCTTTTCAGCATAAATTATTATTTAATTTAAGTTTTTTATATCCATACCCGATGGATATGAAGTTACTAAAACTACCAAAGTATCTCCACTTTTTGTATTTTCCATTACGGCCAATATTGTGGGCGTTTCGAAAATCAATGACAGATTAA
- a CDS encoding lasso peptide biosynthesis B2 protein: MKLINRIQIFLSQKPKTQLLFIEAFILLGWARKVKEKPFAEVAPLLGMKMDETAVSTVIDKKAVKEVASAVNVMSRYTFWESMCLVKAIAAMKMLERRKIESTLYLGTAKDENGKLIAHAWLRSGPYYLTGSEEMKRFTVVGKFAKKISKAHEGETYE; this comes from the coding sequence ATGAAATTGATTAATAGAATTCAAATTTTTTTAAGTCAAAAACCAAAAACGCAACTACTTTTTATTGAAGCGTTCATTCTTTTAGGTTGGGCAAGGAAAGTGAAGGAAAAACCATTTGCAGAGGTTGCTCCATTGTTAGGAATGAAAATGGATGAAACAGCTGTTTCAACTGTAATAGATAAAAAAGCAGTAAAAGAGGTTGCTAGTGCTGTTAATGTTATGAGTCGCTATACATTTTGGGAAAGTATGTGTTTAGTTAAGGCAATTGCAGCGATGAAGATGCTTGAAAGACGTAAAATTGAGAGTACATTATACTTGGGTACGGCTAAAGATGAGAATGGGAAGTTAATTGCCCATGCTTGGCTTAGAAGTGGTCCTTATTATTTAACAGGATCTGAGGAAATGAAGAGATTTACAGTTGTAGGAAAATTCGCGAAGAAAATAAGTAAAGCTCATGAAGGAGAAACCTATGAATAA
- a CDS encoding lasso peptide biosynthesis PqqD family chaperone → MKEFKFSLESIIVQGKGNIVSDMDGEKVMLSIKNGKYYNLGEVGSVIWGFIESPITVKQLIISLMDNYEVEEKVCTEQVLSFLSSLLEENIIQVEEKVSL, encoded by the coding sequence TTGAAAGAGTTTAAATTCTCGTTAGAATCAATTATTGTTCAAGGGAAGGGTAACATTGTAAGTGATATGGATGGAGAAAAGGTGATGTTAAGTATTAAGAATGGGAAATATTATAACCTTGGAGAAGTGGGTAGTGTTATTTGGGGATTTATTGAATCCCCCATTACAGTAAAGCAGCTAATAATAAGTCTTATGGACAATTATGAGGTTGAAGAAAAAGTTTGTACAGAACAGGTTCTCTCTTTTCTATCGAGTCTGCTAGAAGAAAACATTATTCAAGTAGAAGAAAAGGTATCTCTGTAA
- a CDS encoding aldolase encodes MTITKKYQLFDLIIKSDMGLPELNEVGVFTHGKMDEIHIKVTDLSNLWAQVADFERRYIVKDNFVMFQVTNTAIFCIENGKNILVSPMIGVDENKIRLYILGSCMGILLMQRMFLPLHGSVINVNGKAYAFIGDSGAGKSTIASAFISKGYDLLTDDLIAVSFSENNEVIVKPSYPQQKLWQNSIDHFGMEVSKYTPLFERENKYAIPVTNNFYHKPLILSGVFELISDHGIKQVEIHPLNKLESLRTLYKHTYRNFLIQRLGLVDWHFQTSIKLSNQVIMYQLKRPATEFTANELVRVVLDTIDREVGVY; translated from the coding sequence ATGACTATTACTAAAAAATATCAATTATTTGATTTAATTATAAAAAGTGATATGGGACTTCCAGAATTAAATGAGGTGGGAGTGTTCACCCATGGAAAAATGGATGAAATTCATATTAAAGTTACTGATTTATCAAATTTATGGGCTCAAGTTGCAGATTTTGAAAGAAGATATATCGTAAAAGATAATTTTGTAATGTTTCAGGTTACAAATACAGCTATCTTTTGTATCGAGAATGGTAAAAATATTCTTGTTTCCCCTATGATAGGAGTAGATGAAAACAAAATTCGCCTTTATATTCTTGGCTCCTGTATGGGAATCCTTCTTATGCAAAGAATGTTTCTTCCTTTGCATGGAAGTGTTATTAATGTGAATGGAAAAGCTTACGCATTTATTGGAGATTCAGGAGCAGGAAAATCTACTATAGCTTCAGCATTTATCAGCAAAGGCTATGATTTATTAACAGATGATTTGATAGCAGTCTCATTTTCTGAAAATAATGAAGTAATTGTTAAACCATCCTATCCACAACAAAAACTGTGGCAAAATAGTATCGATCATTTTGGCATGGAAGTAAGTAAATACACTCCATTGTTCGAGAGAGAAAACAAATATGCTATTCCTGTTACTAACAACTTCTATCATAAACCATTAATTTTATCAGGTGTTTTTGAATTAATCAGTGATCATGGAATAAAACAAGTAGAGATACATCCGCTTAACAAACTAGAAAGTTTAAGAACATTATATAAACATACATACCGAAACTTTTTAATCCAAAGGCTTGGTCTAGTTGATTGGCACTTTCAAACAAGTATCAAGCTCTCAAATCAGGTGATTATGTATCAATTAAAAAGACCAGCAACTGAATTTACCGCTAATGAACTAGTCCGAGTGGTGTTAGACACAATTGATAGGGAGGTAGGAGTCTATTGA
- a CDS encoding paeninodin family lasso peptide — MKKNWQSPLLEVLDLKETMAGPGLRYVDTEQNDPDPEDADHYS; from the coding sequence GTGAAAAAAAATTGGCAATCACCATTACTAGAAGTTCTTGATCTTAAAGAAACAATGGCAGGACCGGGGTTAAGATATGTTGATACTGAGCAAAACGATCCAGATCCAGAAGATGCAGATCATTACAGCTAG